One genomic window of Actinoplanes lobatus includes the following:
- a CDS encoding DUF397 domain-containing protein: protein MEAKGLRVDLNQARWFKSTRSGPNCDNCVEVAFVGEAIAVRDSKNPSGPALIFTTAEWDAFVGGAKDGEFDL, encoded by the coding sequence ATCGAGGCGAAGGGCCTCCGAGTCGACTTGAACCAGGCACGCTGGTTCAAGAGCACGCGGAGCGGGCCGAACTGCGACAACTGTGTCGAGGTCGCGTTCGTCGGCGAGGCTATCGCGGTGCGCGACTCGAAGAATCCGTCGGGACCGGCGCTGATCTTCACGACCGCGGAGTGGGACGCGTTCGTGGGCGGAGCCAAGGACGGCGAGTTCGACCTCTGA